In the Streptomyces fradiae ATCC 10745 = DSM 40063 genome, GCCGGTTTCCTGCTGGGTGATCGCCGAACCTGCGACCGGATCCGCGGGCAGGTACGACGTGGCCAGCAGCGCGGGCTTGTCGTCCAGCACGAAGCGACGGCATGCTCGGCTTCGGCCTGTCCAAGACCAAGATGCTCGTCCTGACCGGGGAGATCCGCTCCGTCAAGGTCGGCCGCAACCGCCGCATCCTCCCGGCCTGGGTGGACGAGTACGTACAGCGCGTCACCGCCGATGCCGAAGGGCAGGCGGCATGAGCGGCAAGCGTGGCAACGGGGAAGGCTCCATCTACCCGTACAAGAACGGCTACGCCGCCTACGTCTGGGTGACCAAGCCGGACGGCAAGCGGGCCTGCCCGGAAGTACGCCTACGGCAAGACCCGCGAGGAAGTCCACGACAAGTGGCTCAACCTCCACACCGAAGCGAAGAAGGGCCCGGTGGCCACGTCCACGCCGACGCTGGCCCAGTACCTCGACCGGTGGCTCAAGGAGGTCGTGGAACCGGACCTGAAGCCGACTCGGCGGGAGGAACCGCGTTGCTGCGCTGCCGGTGACTGCTGTGATCAGGTGCCTTCTCGGCGCACCGTGCAGGATGCTCGGGCCGTGCTGCGGTCGGCCCTCACCAACGCCATGACGGAGGAGTTGATCAGCAAGAACGTCGCCGGGCTGGTCAAGGTGCGCTCGGGCCGGAAGATGAAGCGGATGCCGTGGTCAGTCGAGGAAGCCCGCCAGTTCCTCGAAGCCGCTCGGGCCGCCCGTGACCCGCTCTACCCGGCCTACGTGCTGATCCTCGTCCTCGGCTTCCGACGGGGGTGAGGTGCTGGGGCTCACGTGGGCGAACGTGGCCCTCGACACCGGTGAGATCACGGTGCAGCACCAGTTGCAGTGCATCCGGCGCCGCCTGGTCCACGACGAGACCATGACCGAGGCGTCGTCGGCCACGCTGCCCCTGCCGCAGATCTGCGTGGCGGCTCTCCAGCTCCGGCAGAAGGAGCAAGCCGCAGCCAAGCAGACGGCCGGTGAGCTGTGGTCGGAGTCGGACTTCGTCCTCACCACGCGGTACGGGACGCCGATCGAGCCGCAACTTCAACCGGACCTTCACCGACCGGTCCGGCAAGGCGGGCGTCCGGCGTATTCGGCTGCACGACACCCGGCACACGTGCGGGTCGCTCCTCGCCGCGCTCGACGTGCACCCGCGCATCGCCATGCAGATCCTTCGCCACAGCAAGATCGCCGTGACGATGGAGGTGTACACGCACGTTCCGTCCGAGGCGACCCGCAAGGCACTGCGGAAGCTCCGGAAGCACCTTGGTCGGCAGTCCGACGTAGTTGCTGTACTTCGCTGCTGTACGGCAAGACAAAGCCCCCGCCCGGAGAACCCGGCGGGGGCTTTGATGTGCGTGGACCTGAGGGGATTTGAACCCCTGACCCCCTCGATGCGAACGAGGTGCGCTACCAGTCTGCGCCACAGGCCCTTGCGACGTGTGAAACATTAGCATCCCGATCGGGGTGCTCGGAAATCCGCTTCCCGGCCGGGGCTCGGAGGGCGGGGCGGGCGGTCATTCGTTGGCCGCCCGGGGGCGGTCGTCGTCGGCGTACTGGTCGAAGAGCGGGGTGCGGCCGTGGTCGCGGGGGCGGCGCGGCGCGGTGGCCGACGGGTTGGGGTTCTTGCGGGTCGGCGGGGGCGGGGTGGGCTCCGCCGGGGAGGAGCGGGCGGCGCTCCAGGTCTCCGGGTCGGTCACGTCGACGCCGCCCGTCGCGCGCGGGGCGACCGGGGCGGTGACGTAGGTGGGGAGCGGGACCGGTACCGGGTCCCAGCTGTCCCCCCGGGCCGGGCCGCGGTCCCGCTGCTGGTCCACCCACTCGGCGTGGTCGGTCTGCTCGACCAGGGCGCGGCGGTCGGCTTCGGCCGGGGACACCTGCGGTACGGCGACCGGCTCCGGGTGGGCCGGGGGCTCCTCGCCCTGGGCGGGGACCGCCGGGCGTCCGCGGCGCGGGCGGCGGTTCTCGCGCAGGCGCTGGGCGGCGGCCTCGGCGCGGCGCTGGTCCATCACGTACACGAAGCGGCGGCGCTCCTGGCGGCGCAGGTACACGATGTACGCGCTGAGCAGGACCGCCGGGACGCCGGGCGCCCACAGGAAGGCGAGGCCGCCCACGGCGGCGACGACGGCGCCGACCGTGAAGGCGAGGAACAGCAGCACCGTCGTACGGCGGCGGCGCGCCAGGACGCGGGTGCGGCGGGCCCGCTCCGCCGCCGCCCGGGAGTCCGCCGGCTCGGAAGCGGCGGGCGGGGGCGGGGTGGCGGGATGCGGGGAGGGGTGCGCCGCAGGGTGCGCGTGGGCGGCGGACGGCGGGGCGGGGCGGTGCACGGCCGGGGGGCGGGGGTCCGGGAGCTCCAGGCGGGCCTCCGTGTGGGACGGGGGCGCGGCGAAGGCCCGGACGTCGACCGAGTCGATCTGCTCGGTCTCGGCGTCCGGGTCCACGTCGGGCACCCGCCAGTCCTCGTCGGCGCCGCGGGCGCGCAGCTCCTTGGCGTACCGGCGCTCCATCCCCGCCCTTCCGGACAGGAGCCGGATGGCGGTGCTGAAGCGTTCGGTCGGGCGGGCTTCGTTCAGCTCGTCCTGCCTGCGGAGCCACATCGGCACCAGATAGGCGGCCCAGGCTCCGACGATGACTGCGTAGATGAGGCCGCTGCTGCTCACGCCTCACACGGTAGAGGGGTTCGCCTTGGGCCATCGGCCAATTGGGCCGGTGTGTCGCACGATCTGGCTGATATCACTGACATTTTTGTGATTGGTCAGACCGATTTCGCCCGGGTAAGCGCTTAATTCGAACAAGTGATTTATTTTGGTTGGCGTTCCCGCCTCGACCTGTGCCAGCGGCGCACCAGGCCGTCCGGGACCTCCTCCGCGGTCAGCGCGAAGACGAGGTGGTCGCGCCAGGCTCCGTCGATATGGAGGTAGCGGGGGCGCAGCCCCTCCTCCCGGAATCCCAATTTCTCCACGACGCGGCGGCTCGGCCCGTTCTCGGGGCGAATGCACACCTCGATCCGGTGCAGCCCGACCGACCGGAAGCAGTGGTCCACGGCGAGTGCGACCGCCGTGGGCATGACCCCGCGCCCCGCGACGTCCTGGTCGACCCAGTAGCCGACGTGCCCCGAGCACATCGAGCCCCAGGTGATCCCGGCGACGGTGAGCTGGCCGACGAGCCGCCCCCGGTACTCGATGACGAACGGCAGCATCCGCCCGGCGTTGGCCTCGGCGCGCAGGTGGCGGACCATCTGCCGGTACGTGGGGCGCTGCACGGGCGGCGCGCCGGGCGCCGGCGGCGGCACGGTGGCCTCCCAGGGGCGCAGCCAGTCGCGGTTGCGCCCGTTCACCTCCCGCCAGGCGCGGTGGTCGCGCACCCTTATCGGGCGGAGCATCACGTCCCCGTCGGCGAGGGTGACCGGCCAGGCGGGGTTCATGACGCCGGGCGCGGATGGTCGCCGCCGCGCAGCTGGTCGACGGCGTGCACCAGGATCGGCTCCAGGACGGCCAGGCCGTCGCGTACGCCGCCGGTGGAGCCGGGCAGGTTCACGATGAGGGAGCGGCCCGCGACGCCGGCCAGGCCGCGGGAGAGGGCCGCCGTGGGCACCTTGGCCCGGCCGTGGGCGCGGATGGCCTCGGGGATACCGGGCACCTCGTGGTCGAGGACGCGGCGGGTGGCCTCGGGGGTGGCGTCGGTGGGTGAGACGCCCGTGCCGCCGGTCGTGAGGATCACGTCGTACCCGGCGCGCACCCCGTCCCGCAGGGCGGCCTCGACGGGGTCGCCGTCCGGGACGACCCGCGGGCCGTCGACGGTGAAGCCGAGCGCCGCCAGGCCCTCGGCGAGGATCGGGCCGCCCCGGTCCTCGTACACGCCTGCGGCGGCGCGGTTCGAGGCGGTGACGACGAGCGCGCGGTAGGTCACGACCGGCTCCAGTCCCCGGACTTGCCGCCCGTCTTCTCCTCCACCCGCACGTCGCTGATGACGGCGGCCTTGTCGACCGCCTTCACCATGTCGACGACCGTCAGCGCCGCCACGGTCACCGCCGTGAGGGCCTCCATCTCGACGCCCGTGCGGTCCGTCGTCTTCACGGTCGCGATGATCTCCACCGCGTCGTCGGCGACCGACAGGTCGACCTTCACCCCCGAGACGGCGAGCGGATGGCACAGCGGGATCAGCTCCGGCGTGCGCTTGGCGCCCATGATCCCGGCGATCCGGGCGGTGGCGAGCGCGTCGCCCTTCGGGACGCCCTCGCCGCGCAGCAGCTCCACCACCCCCGGCGACACGAGGACGCGGCCGCTCGCCCGCGCCGTGCGGGCGGTGACGTCCTTCGCGGAGACGTCCACCATGCGGGCCGCCCCCGCCTCGTCGATGTGGGTCAGCCTGCCTTGCGTACTCAACTCACTCCGCCTCGCGATCCTGGCGCCGGTCGTCCTGTCCGGCACGGCGGCAGACACCGTACCGCCGCGCCCGCCCCGCGGGGGCCGCCCGCTCAGCCGATGAGCACCAGCTCCACCTCGGCGCCGGGCTCCACGAGCGTGGTGTCCTCCGGTACGACGATGAGCGCGTCGGCCTGGGCCAGGGCGGCCACCAGGTGCGAACCGGCACCGCCCACAGGTGTGACGGTACCCGCCCCGGCGTCGTACGTCCCGCGCAGGAACTGGCGCTTCCCGGCGGGCGACGGCAGCGGCCCGCCGGCCGCGAGGCGGGCGCGCACGCGCGGGCGGTGGAGGTCGGCAAGGCCCATGAGGGCGCGGATCGCGGGGCGGGCGAACAGCTCGAAGGAGACGTACGAGGAGACCGGGTTGCCCGGCAGGGCCAGCAGCGGTGTGTGCTCCGGGCCGACGGAGCCGAAGCCCTGCGGCTTGCCGGGCTGCATGGCGAGGCTGCGGAACTCGACGCCGCCCCCCGGCTCGTCGGCGTCGGACGCGGCCGACAGGGCCTCCTTGACCACGTCGTACGCGCCGACGCTGACGCCGCCCGTGGTCACCAGGAGGTCGGCGCGGACCAGCTGCTCCTCGATGGTGGCGCGGAGGGTGTCCGCGTCGTCCGTGACGGCGCCGACCCGGTAGGCGATGGCGCCGGCGTCGCGGGCGGCCGCGGCCAGGGCGAAGCTGTTGGAGTCGTAGATCCGGCCGGGCCCCAGCTCCGCGCCGGGCTGGACGAGCTCGCTGCCCGTCGAGAGGACGACCACGCGCGGGCGGGGGCGGACGCGGACCGTGCCGCGCCCGATGGCGGCGAGCAGGCCGATCTGGGCCGGGCCGAGGACCGTGCCCGCGCGGAGCGCCAGGTCGCCCGCCGACACGTCGCTGCCGCGCGCGCGGACGTGGGCGCGGGCCTGCGCGGGGCGGTGGACGCGGACCTCGCCGCCCGCGCCCTGGGGGGCCGCTCCGGCCGGGCGCATCGACGTGGCGGCGCCTTCGCCGGTGCCGCCGTCGGTCCACTCGACGGGGACGACCGCCTCCGCGCCGGGCGGCAGGGGGGCGCCGGTCATGATCCGCGCGGCCTGGCCGGGGCCGACCTCGGGCAGGCCGTCGCCGCCCGCCGCCACGTCCCCGACGACGGTGAGCACGGCCGGGTACTCCTCGCTGGCCCCGGCGACGTCGGCGACGCGCACCGCGTAGCCGTCCATGGAGCTGTTGTCGAAGGGCGGCAGGGCGACGGGCACCGTGACGTCCTCGACCAGCACGCAGCCCTGGGCGTCGGGCAGCTGCAGCTCGATGGGGTCCAGCGGGTGGACGGACGCGAGGATGTCGTCGAGGTGCTCGTCGACCGTCCAGACCGTTCTCTCCGGGCTCTCCGTTCTCTCCGGGCTCTCCGGGCTCTGCCGGCTCGCAGGGCTCTGCGGGCTCTCCGGGCGCCCCGAGGTCTCCGGGCTCACAGGACTTCCCGGGCTCACCGGGCTCGCCGGACTCATGGAACTCTCCGGACTCACGGGACTCCCCGGGCTCGCTGGACTCACGGCGTCTGCATCTCCTCGGTGACGTAACGGCGGAGCCAGGACCGGAACTCCGGTCCCAGATCTTCACGTTCGCACGCGAGTCTGACAATGGCCCGCAGGTAGTCGCCGCGGTCGCCGGTGTCGTAGCGGCGGCCCTTGAAGACGACGCCGTGGACGGGGCCGCCGCTTCCGTCGTCGACGGCGAGTTTGTGGAGCGCGTCGGTGAGCTGGATCTCGCCGCCCCGGCCGGGCTCGGTCTTCCGCAGTATCCCGAAGATCGCCGGGTCGAGGACGTACCGGCCGATGACGGCGTAGTTGCTGGGGGCGTCGGCCGGGTCGGGCTTCTCCACCAGGTCGGTGACCCGCACGACGTCGGACTCCCCGGTGGGCTCGACGGCGGCGCAGCCGTAGAGGTGGACCTGCGCCGGGTCCACCTCCATGAGCGCCACGACGCTGCCGCCCAGGGTCTCCCGCACCTCCACCATCCGCGACAGCAGGGGGTCGCGCGGGTCGATCAGGTCGTCTCCCAGGAGCACCGCGAAGGGCTGGTCGCCCACGTGCGGGGCCGCGCACAGGACGGCGTGGCCGAGGCCGCGCGGGTCGCCCTGGCGGACGTAGTGCATGGTCGCCAGGTCGTTGGAGGCCCTGATCCGGTCCAGCCGCTCGTGGTCGCCCTTGCGGTCGAGGGCCTCCTCCAGCTCGTAGTTGCGGTCGAAGTGGTCCTCCAGGGGCCGCTTGTTCCGGCCGGTGATCATCAGTACGTCGTGCAGCCCGGCATCCACCGCCTCCTCCACCACGTACTGGATGGCCGGTTTGTCCACGACGGGCAGCATCTCCTTGGGAGTGGCCTTCGTGGCGGGCAGGAACCGGGTGCCGAGTCCCGCGGCGGGGATGACAGCCTTGCTGATCCCGGGATGCGACTGAGTCATGGCGAGCACCCTATCCGGTCGGTATGCGAGGAAGATGAGCCTTCGGTTAACTTCCTCCACTTATAGGAGAGTACGAGAGGCGAGGGGCAGGCGATCGTGGTGACGGACGAGGCCGCGGGCGGTA is a window encoding:
- a CDS encoding DNA-binding protein; this translates as MLGFGLSKTKMLVLTGEIRSVKVGRNRRILPAWVDEYVQRVTADAEGQAA
- the sepX gene encoding divisome protein SepX/GlpR; this encodes MSSSGLIYAVIVGAWAAYLVPMWLRRQDELNEARPTERFSTAIRLLSGRAGMERRYAKELRARGADEDWRVPDVDPDAETEQIDSVDVRAFAAPPSHTEARLELPDPRPPAVHRPAPPSAAHAHPAAHPSPHPATPPPPAASEPADSRAAAERARRTRVLARRRRTTVLLFLAFTVGAVVAAVGGLAFLWAPGVPAVLLSAYIVYLRRQERRRFVYVMDQRRAEAAAQRLRENRRPRRGRPAVPAQGEEPPAHPEPVAVPQVSPAEADRRALVEQTDHAEWVDQQRDRGPARGDSWDPVPVPLPTYVTAPVAPRATGGVDVTDPETWSAARSSPAEPTPPPPTRKNPNPSATAPRRPRDHGRTPLFDQYADDDRPRAANE
- a CDS encoding GNAT family N-acetyltransferase, whose translation is MNPAWPVTLADGDVMLRPIRVRDHRAWREVNGRNRDWLRPWEATVPPPAPGAPPVQRPTYRQMVRHLRAEANAGRMLPFVIEYRGRLVGQLTVAGITWGSMCSGHVGYWVDQDVAGRGVMPTAVALAVDHCFRSVGLHRIEVCIRPENGPSRRVVEKLGFREEGLRPRYLHIDGAWRDHLVFALTAEEVPDGLVRRWHRSRRERQPK
- a CDS encoding MogA/MoaB family molybdenum cofactor biosynthesis protein — encoded protein: MEPVVTYRALVVTASNRAAAGVYEDRGGPILAEGLAALGFTVDGPRVVPDGDPVEAALRDGVRAGYDVILTTGGTGVSPTDATPEATRRVLDHEVPGIPEAIRAHGRAKVPTAALSRGLAGVAGRSLIVNLPGSTGGVRDGLAVLEPILVHAVDQLRGGDHPRPAS
- the moaC gene encoding cyclic pyranopterin monophosphate synthase MoaC, encoding MSTQGRLTHIDEAGAARMVDVSAKDVTARTARASGRVLVSPGVVELLRGEGVPKGDALATARIAGIMGAKRTPELIPLCHPLAVSGVKVDLSVADDAVEIIATVKTTDRTGVEMEALTAVTVAALTVVDMVKAVDKAAVISDVRVEEKTGGKSGDWSRS
- the glp gene encoding molybdotransferase-like divisome protein Glp, whose protein sequence is MSPETSGRPESPQSPASRQSPESPERTESPERTVWTVDEHLDDILASVHPLDPIELQLPDAQGCVLVEDVTVPVALPPFDNSSMDGYAVRVADVAGASEEYPAVLTVVGDVAAGGDGLPEVGPGQAARIMTGAPLPPGAEAVVPVEWTDGGTGEGAATSMRPAGAAPQGAGGEVRVHRPAQARAHVRARGSDVSAGDLALRAGTVLGPAQIGLLAAIGRGTVRVRPRPRVVVLSTGSELVQPGAELGPGRIYDSNSFALAAAARDAGAIAYRVGAVTDDADTLRATIEEQLVRADLLVTTGGVSVGAYDVVKEALSAASDADEPGGGVEFRSLAMQPGKPQGFGSVGPEHTPLLALPGNPVSSYVSFELFARPAIRALMGLADLHRPRVRARLAAGGPLPSPAGKRQFLRGTYDAGAGTVTPVGGAGSHLVAALAQADALIVVPEDTTLVEPGAEVELVLIG
- the galU gene encoding UTP--glucose-1-phosphate uridylyltransferase GalU, with protein sequence MTQSHPGISKAVIPAAGLGTRFLPATKATPKEMLPVVDKPAIQYVVEEAVDAGLHDVLMITGRNKRPLEDHFDRNYELEEALDRKGDHERLDRIRASNDLATMHYVRQGDPRGLGHAVLCAAPHVGDQPFAVLLGDDLIDPRDPLLSRMVEVRETLGGSVVALMEVDPAQVHLYGCAAVEPTGESDVVRVTDLVEKPDPADAPSNYAVIGRYVLDPAIFGILRKTEPGRGGEIQLTDALHKLAVDDGSGGPVHGVVFKGRRYDTGDRGDYLRAIVRLACEREDLGPEFRSWLRRYVTEEMQTP